From Oncorhynchus mykiss isolate Arlee chromosome 6, USDA_OmykA_1.1, whole genome shotgun sequence, the proteins below share one genomic window:
- the LOC110525941 gene encoding U6 snRNA-associated Sm-like protein LSm1 isoform X2, with product MNYMPGTASLIDDIDTNLVFHQTVERIHVGKKFGDIPRGIFIVRGENVVLLGEIDMDKPCDTVLQQVSIEEILEEQRLQQQAKQETEKAKVTALKDRGLSIPKADNLDEY from the exons ATGAACTACATGCCAGGGACCGCGAGTCTCATTGATGACATAGACA CCAACCTAGTTTTCCATCAAACAGTGGAGCGCATCCATGTGGGCAAGAAGTTTGGGGACATCCCCAGAGGAATCTTCATTGTGAGAGGAGAGAACGTTGTATTGCTTGGTGAAATA GACATGGATAAGCCGTGTGACACAGTCTTGCAGCAGGTTTCTATAGAGGAGATCCTAGAGGAGCAGCGATTGCAACAGCAAGCCaagcaggagacagagaaagcCAAGGTGACCGCACTGAAGGACAGAGGCCTATCCATCCCCAAGGCAGATAATCTTGATGAATACTGA
- the LOC110525941 gene encoding U6 snRNA-associated Sm-like protein LSm1 isoform X1, whose translation MNYMPGTASLIDDIDKKHLVLLRDGRTLIGFLRSIDQFANLVFHQTVERIHVGKKFGDIPRGIFIVRGENVVLLGEIDMDKPCDTVLQQVSIEEILEEQRLQQQAKQETEKAKVTALKDRGLSIPKADNLDEY comes from the exons ATGAACTACATGCCAGGGACCGCGAGTCTCATTGATGACATAGACA AAAAGCATCTTGTACTTCTTCGCGATGGAAGAACGCTAATTGGGTTTCTTAGAAGCATCGACCAGTTTG CCAACCTAGTTTTCCATCAAACAGTGGAGCGCATCCATGTGGGCAAGAAGTTTGGGGACATCCCCAGAGGAATCTTCATTGTGAGAGGAGAGAACGTTGTATTGCTTGGTGAAATA GACATGGATAAGCCGTGTGACACAGTCTTGCAGCAGGTTTCTATAGAGGAGATCCTAGAGGAGCAGCGATTGCAACAGCAAGCCaagcaggagacagagaaagcCAAGGTGACCGCACTGAAGGACAGAGGCCTATCCATCCCCAAGGCAGATAATCTTGATGAATACTGA
- the LOC110525942 gene encoding BAG family molecular chaperone regulator 4 isoform X2, whose amino-acid sequence MANDRSAGDAAWVMHHQMPSNPKAAWPSNYNSENNNVNWSNAMAMQAYPNGHSVYNPGPGQYPASSFHPSNPFYCADQMPPRQAPGQYPSQCCPGPEQSTGGSGQPHAQHQHQHHHYPGPHCQGASGYLPGSYSHYGEGGPALPPNPPYSTGQAIHHRPQAEAWAHSGGYGPSHQQWQPDSHYGTPAHPQQPPAWPGTGTGAPPSYEAKDQHYAGPHQHQRAPQVGPKPRLAHSPNPTNGKPVDFSSPPQMYNKPGRGGAQEPKPSQGELPPPIPAPAQHQGVIHNPSLAKVQQVMARVLLLHEDVDEFVGKKSDKSYRYLEELLTKELLVLDSVETQGQEVVRQARKEAVQRIQAILDRLEKKAF is encoded by the exons ATGGCAAACGACAGGAGTGCTGGGGACGCTGCTTGGGTTATGCATCATCAAATGCCGTCGAATCCCAAAGCCGCCTGGCCTTCAAATTACAACTCAGAAAATAATAACGTGAACTGGAGTAACGCTATG GCAATGCAAGCATATCCAAATGGCCACAGTGTCTATAACCCTGGTCCAGGCCAGTATCCGGCAAGTTCTTTCCACCCATCCAACCCATTCTACTGTGCAGACCAGATGCCTCCCAGGCAGGCCCCAGGCCAGTACCCTAGCCAGTGCTGCCCAGGACCAGAGCAGAGCACAGGGGGGTCAGGACAACCACACGCCCAGCACCAACATCAGCATCACCACTATCCTGGACCACACTGTCAAGGG GCCTCTGGCTATCTTCCTGGGTCTTACTCGCACTATGGGGAAGGTGGTCCTGCGTTGCCACCAAACCCCCCATACTCCACTGGACAGGCCATTCACCATAGGCCGCAGGCTGAGGCTTGGGCCCACTCGGGTGGGTATGGGCCCTCACACCAGCAGTGGCAGCCAGACAGCCACTATGGGACCCCTGCCCACCCCCAACAACCTCCAGCATGGCCAGGGACAGGCACTGGAGCCCCACCCTCCTATGAAGCCAAG GACCAGCACTACGCAGGACCCCACCAGCACCAGCGTGCCCCACAGGTGGGACCCAAACCCAGACTGGCCCACTCCCCTAACCCCACCAATGGCAAGCCTGTCGACTTCAGCTCACCTCCCCAGATGTACAATAAACCAGGGCGAGGAGGGGCGCAGGAGCCAAAGCCTTCCCAGGGTGAGCTTCCACCCCCAATCCCAGCTCCAGCCCAGCATCAGGGAGTGATCCACAACCCTAGCCTGGCCAAAGTCCAGCAGGTCATGGCCCGGGTGCTTTTGCTCCATGAGGATGTGGACGAGTTTGTGGGTAAAAAATCGGACAAGAGTTACAGGTACCTAGAGGAACTGCTTACTAAGGAGCTGCTGGTGTTGGACTCAGTGGAGACTCAGGGACAGGAAGTGGTAAGGCAGGCCCGGAAGGAGGCTGTGCAGAGGATCCAGGCCATACTGGACCGGCTGGAGAAAAAGGCCTTCTGA
- the LOC110525942 gene encoding BAG family molecular chaperone regulator 4 isoform X1 → MANDRSAGDAAWVMHHQMPSNPKAAWPSNYNSENNNVNWSNAMDASQYPGYSSNYWYPQSHSTAGHYANAYPSGSDVQPPYNPQAMQAYPNGHSVYNPGPGQYPASSFHPSNPFYCADQMPPRQAPGQYPSQCCPGPEQSTGGSGQPHAQHQHQHHHYPGPHCQGASGYLPGSYSHYGEGGPALPPNPPYSTGQAIHHRPQAEAWAHSGGYGPSHQQWQPDSHYGTPAHPQQPPAWPGTGTGAPPSYEAKDQHYAGPHQHQRAPQVGPKPRLAHSPNPTNGKPVDFSSPPQMYNKPGRGGAQEPKPSQGELPPPIPAPAQHQGVIHNPSLAKVQQVMARVLLLHEDVDEFVGKKSDKSYRYLEELLTKELLVLDSVETQGQEVVRQARKEAVQRIQAILDRLEKKAF, encoded by the exons ATGGCAAACGACAGGAGTGCTGGGGACGCTGCTTGGGTTATGCATCATCAAATGCCGTCGAATCCCAAAGCCGCCTGGCCTTCAAATTACAACTCAGAAAATAATAACGTGAACTGGAGTAACGCTATG GATGCTTCCCAATACCCTGGTTACTCCTCAAACTACTGGTACCCCCAGTCACATTCCACAGCAGGGCACTATGCAAATGCATATCCTTCAGGATCTGACGTGCAGCCACCTTACAACCCACAG GCAATGCAAGCATATCCAAATGGCCACAGTGTCTATAACCCTGGTCCAGGCCAGTATCCGGCAAGTTCTTTCCACCCATCCAACCCATTCTACTGTGCAGACCAGATGCCTCCCAGGCAGGCCCCAGGCCAGTACCCTAGCCAGTGCTGCCCAGGACCAGAGCAGAGCACAGGGGGGTCAGGACAACCACACGCCCAGCACCAACATCAGCATCACCACTATCCTGGACCACACTGTCAAGGG GCCTCTGGCTATCTTCCTGGGTCTTACTCGCACTATGGGGAAGGTGGTCCTGCGTTGCCACCAAACCCCCCATACTCCACTGGACAGGCCATTCACCATAGGCCGCAGGCTGAGGCTTGGGCCCACTCGGGTGGGTATGGGCCCTCACACCAGCAGTGGCAGCCAGACAGCCACTATGGGACCCCTGCCCACCCCCAACAACCTCCAGCATGGCCAGGGACAGGCACTGGAGCCCCACCCTCCTATGAAGCCAAG GACCAGCACTACGCAGGACCCCACCAGCACCAGCGTGCCCCACAGGTGGGACCCAAACCCAGACTGGCCCACTCCCCTAACCCCACCAATGGCAAGCCTGTCGACTTCAGCTCACCTCCCCAGATGTACAATAAACCAGGGCGAGGAGGGGCGCAGGAGCCAAAGCCTTCCCAGGGTGAGCTTCCACCCCCAATCCCAGCTCCAGCCCAGCATCAGGGAGTGATCCACAACCCTAGCCTGGCCAAAGTCCAGCAGGTCATGGCCCGGGTGCTTTTGCTCCATGAGGATGTGGACGAGTTTGTGGGTAAAAAATCGGACAAGAGTTACAGGTACCTAGAGGAACTGCTTACTAAGGAGCTGCTGGTGTTGGACTCAGTGGAGACTCAGGGACAGGAAGTGGTAAGGCAGGCCCGGAAGGAGGCTGTGCAGAGGATCCAGGCCATACTGGACCGGCTGGAGAAAAAGGCCTTCTGA